A window of the Fusarium poae strain DAOMC 252244 chromosome 3, whole genome shotgun sequence genome harbors these coding sequences:
- a CDS encoding hypothetical protein (BUSCO:57419at5125), which translates to MSFRFPLRRFTNLELGSLLIHKQDILTRANFSRPSQRLLSSSRPLKMSNDDDYMAFLNKANQDTGASASTQDRTTFKAKDHGAEVHKAIVDVCKKAVYTSDADEPFEEVSLKWQGSNGLPTETEFAKLIGHSSPDSADIQILDPLSWDSHGKYTDVIEAVREASQGNDVRVYQVTRDSTRVEYWVVSHADGKLIGAKALSVES; encoded by the exons ATGTCATTCAGATTCCCTCTTAGACGTTTCACCAACCTGGAGCTTGGCTCTCTTCTTATTCACAAGCAAGATATTCTCACTCGAGCAAACTTCTCCCGACCTTCACAGCGACTACTCAGCAGTTCACGACCCCTCAAGATGTCCAACGACGACGATTACATGGCCTTCTTGAACAAGGCGAACCAGGATACCGGCGCAAGCGCCTCGACACAAGATAGGACAACTTTCAAGGCAAAGGACCACGGTGCTGAGGTACACAAGGCCATTGTCGATGTATGCAAAAAGGCCGTCTATACATCTGACGCAGACGAGCCCTTCGAGGAGGTGTCTCTCAAATGGCAGGGCAGTAATGGTCTACCTACAGAGA CCGAATTCGCCAAGCTCATTGGCCACTCCTCTCCCGACTCGGCAGATATCCAGATCCTCGACCCTCTGAGCTGGGACTCCCACGGCAAATACACCGACGTCATCGAGGCTGTCCGCGAAGCCTCTCAGGGCAACGACGTGCGAGTCTATCAAGTAACAAGAGACTCCACGAGAGTAGAATATTGGGTTGTTTCGCATGCTGATGGAAAGCTCATTGGTGCCAAGGCCCTTTCTGTCGAGAGCTAA
- the RPL3 gene encoding 60S ribosomal protein L3 (BUSCO:26307at5125) codes for MSHRKYEAPRHGSLAYLPRKRAARHRGKVKSFPKDDPKKPVHLTAAMGYKAGMTTIVRDLDRPGAKANKKEVVEAVSIVDTPPMIVVGLVGYIETPRGLRSLTTVWAEHLSDELKRRFYKNWYKSKKKAFTKYAKKHSENSGASITRELERIKKYCTVVRVLAHTQIRKTPLKQKKAHLMEIQVNGGSIADKVSFGQELFEKPVDVSSIFEQDEMIDVIAVTKGHGFEGVTARWGTKKLPRKTHKGLRKVACIGAWHPSHVQWTVARAGQRGYHHRTSVNHKIYRIGKGDADDNAATEIDVTKKTITPLGGFVRYGEIKNDFVMLKGSIPGTKKRVMTLRKTMFPQTSRKALEKVSLKWIDTSSEFGHGAFQTPAEKKQYQGTLKKDLASA; via the exons ATGAGT CACAGAAAATACGAGGCGCCGCGCCATGGATCTCTGGCTTATCTGCCCCGAAAGCGTGCCGCTCGTCACCGTGGAAAGGTCAAGTC CTTCCCCAAGGATGACCCCAAGAAGCCCGTCCACCTGACTGCCGCCATGGGTTACAAGGCCGGTATGACCACCATCGTCCGTGACCTCGATCGACCTGGCGCCAAGGCCAACAAGAAGGAAGTTGTGGAGGCTGTTTCGATCGTTGATACCCCCCCA ATGATCGTTGTTGGTCTGGTCGGCTACATCGAGACCCCCCGAGGCCTGCGATCCCTCACCACTGTTTGGGCCGAGCATCTGAGCGACGAGCTCAAGCGCCGATTCTACAAGAACTGGTAcaagtccaagaagaaggctttCACCAAGTACGCCAAGAAGCACTCCGAGAACAGCGGCGCTTCCATCACCCGCGAGCTCGAGCGCATCAAGAAGTACTGCACCGTCGTCCGTGTCCTCGCCCACACCCAGATCCGAAAGACTCCTCTCaagcagaagaaggctcACCTGATGGAGATCCAAGTCAACGGTGGATCCATCGCCGACAAGGTTTCCTTCGGCCAGGAGCTCTTCGAGAAGCCCGTCGATGTCTCCAGCATCTTCGAGCAGGACGAGATGATTGATGTCATCGCCGTCACCAAGGGTCACGGATTCGAAGGTGTCACTGCTCGTTGGGGCACCAAGAAGCTTCCTCGCAAGACTCACAAGGGTCTCCGAAAGGTCGCTTGTATCGGTGCTTGGCATCCTTCCCACGTCCAGTGGACTGTTGCCCGTGCCGGTCAGCGGGGTTACCACCACCGAACCTCGGTCAACCACAAGATCTACCGCATTGGTAAGGGTGACGCCGACGACAACGCTGCCACTGAGATCGATGTCACCAAGAAGACCATTACTCC TCTTGGTGGTTTCGTCCGCTACGGTGAGATCAAGAACGACTTCGTCATGCTCAAGGGCTCTATCCCTGGTACCAAGAAGCGTGTCATGACCCTCCGAAAGACCATGTTCCCTCAGACCTCCCGAAAGGCCCTCGAGAAGGTCAGCCTCAAGTGGATCGACACCTCGTCCGAGTTCGGACATGGTGCTTTCCAGACCCCtgccgagaagaagcagTACCAGGGTACTCTCAAGAAGGACCTTGCCTCCGCTTAA
- a CDS encoding hypothetical protein (BUSCO:16289at5125), which produces MANHHASPTMMQMQQHQGQVPPPPPPPPPGVQPAHFAPSHQIAAMNEAVWLQIGSYSEVLRNPDEAMQAYERALQANPNSTQAMNAIGVLLKGREAFEKALEFFRAIVQLDQNNGEAWGNLGHCYLMTENLQKAYDAYQQALVNLRDPKDPMLWYGIGILYDRYGSYDYAEEAFSQVMNIQPDFEKANEIYFRLGIIYKQQNKWNQSLDCFKYIVNSPPGPLTQEDIWFQIGHVHEQQKDFDSAKAAYQRVLDHSPNHAKVLQQLGWLHHQQSNTYESQDRAIQYLEKSVNADNQDAQSWYLLGRCYMSQQKYPKAYEAYQQAVYRDGKNPTFWCSIGVLYYQINQYRDALDAYSRAIRLNPYISEVWYDLGTLYESCNNQIADALDAYQRAAELDPNNPHIKARLQLLRSGGTNGGPPPAAPQPADVHPQAYQAAGPVGPQWGGSTQQPPAAGPPPPPQGPGENWAGRLSNINPPPQPPNPYEARGGEQFRGGPAPPLRQPSPQQEQLRQPYNDPSRGGPRRGQTPPPPPGHQYSQPPHAPPQAQPSAPPSERRVANPSWVGAAPSASASAPPSNNINGPNGMAPFRPTNSPRPDGRPVHDNRMPSPKSAYPQHQAPPLYNQHPEMSTPGNENGPPGPAGPPGPPPPPPAVAEAAMQRMDDRPPSVGPKRMREWEEESTAKKQANEENRVRLDDVRHRRMSSPPRDYRRNSSEARRPEDARRPEESRREEPRRPESAPRHAPESYHPSDAAHHPPSHASGPSHLPPMQQGPPTPMSGVVHEKPPVVATPKEERPPSLEHAPPVRAAPASEPERAARKMEVDEDYDDSGEDEKKTTTIVTNGSAPGSAAGDAKTSTPANAGVNGISAAPKVE; this is translated from the exons ATGGCGAACCATCACGCGTCGCCAACCATGATGCAAATGCAGCAGCATCAAGGCCAGGtgcctccaccaccacctcctcctccgcctggAGTCCAGCCCGCACACTTTGCGCCGTCACATCAGATCGCTGCTATGAATGAGGCTGTTTGGTTGCAGATAG GGAGCTACTCCGAAGTCCTGCGCAACCCAGACGAGGCCATGCAGGCTTACGAACGCGCGCTTCAGGCCAACCCGAATTCGACACAAGCCATGAACGCAATTGGTGTTTTGCTCAAGGGTCGCGAAGCTTTCGAGAAGGCATTAGAATTCTTCCGCGCCATCGTGCAGCTGGATCAGAACAATGGCGAAGCCTGGGGCAATCTAG GACACTGTTACTTGATGACAGAAAATCTGCAAAAGGCCTACGACGCATACCAACAGGCATTGGTAAACCTGAGGGACCCCAAG GACCCCATGCTTTGGTATGGCATCGGCATATTGTATGACCGCTACGGAAGTTATGATTACGCTGAGGAGGCCTTCTCTCAAGTCATGAACATCCAGCCCGACTTCGAAAAGGCCAACGAGATTTACTTCCGACTCGGCATAATATACAAGCAACAGAATAAGTGGAATCAAAGTCTAGAC TGTTTTAAATACATCGTCAACTCTCCTCCCGGACCTTTGACTCAAGAGGACATTTGGTTTCAAATTGGCCACGTCCATGAACAACAAAAAGAT TTCGATAGTGCCAAGGCGGCCTATCAGCGTGTGCTGGACCACTCCCCGAATCATGCCAAGGTTCTTCAACAGCTTGGATGGCTACATCACCAGCAAAGTAACACGTATGAGAGCCAAGATCGCGCAATTCAGTACCTGGAGAAATCAGTCAATGCAG ATAATCAGGATGCGCAGAGTTGGTATCTCCTAGGTCGATGCTACATGTCTCAACAAAAGTATCCTAAAGCCTACGAGGCATACCAGCAAGCCGTATACAGAGATGGAAAGAACCCAACATTTTGGTGCTCCATCGGTGTACTGTACTACCAGATCAACCAGTACAGAGATGCTCTCGACGCTTATTCCAGGGCTATAAGACTGAACCCTTACATCTCTGAGGTCTGGTATGATCTGGGAACATTG TATGAGAGCTGCAACAACCAAATCGCCGATGCTTTGGATGCCTACCAACGAGCAGCTGAGCTTGATCCTAACAACCCTCACATCAAGGCAAGACTACAGCTTCTTCGCTCTGGTGGCACAAACGGAGGCCCTCCCCCTGCTGCTCCCCAACCCGCTGATGTTCACCCTCAAGCTTACCAGGCGGCTGGCCCCGTTGGTCCTCAATGGGGAGGATCAACCCAACAGCCACCGGCTGCtggaccaccaccaccaccacaggGCCCAGGAGAGAACTGGGCAGGCAGACTCTCCAACATCAACCCTCCGCCTCAGCCACCAAACCCCTATGAAGCCCGAGGTGGTGAACAATTCCGTGGAGGACCAGCACCACCATTGCGACAACCAAGCCCTCAACAAGAGCAGCTTCGCCAACCTTACAACGATCCTAGTCGAGGCGGCCCACGCCGTGGCCAAACaccccctccccctcctgGCCATCAGTACTCCCAACCGCCTCATGCCCCCCCTCAGGCTCAACCTTCTGCTCCACCCTCGGAGCGCCGCGTCGCGAACCCTAGTTGGGTTGGAGCAGCACCCTCAGCATCGGCATCGGCACCTCCGTCGAACAACATCAACGGTCCTAACGGTATGGCGCCTTTCCGACCTACCAACAGCCCTCGCCCAGATGGCCGACCCGTCCACGACAACCGCATGCCTTCTCCCAAGTCAGCATATCCCCAGCATCAAGCACCTCCACTATACAATCAGCACCCCGAGATGTCTACCCCCGGTAACGAGAATGGACCCCCAGGACCTGCCGGCCCGCCTggtccaccaccacctccgcCTGCTGTGGCTGAGGCTGCCATGCAGAGGATGGATGACAGGCCGCCCTCAGTTGGACCCAAGAGGATGCGAGAATGGGAGGAGGAATCTACTGCCAAGAAGCAGGCCAACGAAGAGAACCGGGTTCGCCTTGATGACGTCCGTCACCGAAGAATGTCTTCACCTCCTCGTGATTACCGCCGCAACTCGTCTGAAGCCCGACGTCCTGAGGATGCTCGCCGGCCTGAAGAGTCACGTCGTGAAGAGCCTCGCCGACCCGAATCAGCTCCTCGCCATGCCCCCGAGAGTTACCATCCTTCCGATGCTGCTCATCACCCTCCCAGCCATGCTTCTGGTCCTAGCCATCTACCTCCAATGCAGCAAGGACCTCCTACTCCTATGTCCGGGGTCGTTCACGAGAAGCCTCCAGTTGTGGCAACTCCCAAGGAGGAGCGCCCACCTAGTCTTGAGCATGCCCCTCCTGTTCGTGCAGCCCCTGCTTCTGAGCCCGAAAGAGCAGCTAGGAAGATGGAAGTTGATGAGGACTACGACGACAGTGGAGAGGATGAAAAGAAAACCACTACCATCGTTACCAATGGCTCTGCTCCTGGCTCTGCAGCTGGAGACGCTAAGACATCAACTCCTGCTAACGCTGGTGTAAACGGAATTTCCGCCGCTCCAAAAGTTGAATGA
- a CDS encoding hypothetical protein (BUSCO:36364at5125) produces the protein MASSQAPPKKPRLSLQIKTSCSPATRSSRSYAVDPKDPTAFNTLSNVYVTTIERATPALPEPITAINTLQAFSLETPVERQDPKYRVVTPYVASYPETPSSDTAPSPHPGLEINYPSTMTATPPLSAGPVDPHNSKAFSFSPADISAAPVHKSHLHVEKRTLSRPTSLAELTIQAPYTHPRSLHSILRNSPLPPPTAIPPPSPRRQSRRLQDKANRRVCYNNPLTQEIVTNKYTKSHIDLLVEEASPHSPPCVPPQPQNAIDLALAFMPNEIQDGGQTPGPFEDMRRRMTGLGVPSTPSSPMSPTGPRGISKRKKKEKKRRWVWTIGQEDDDDEYVGGSIAALRAGAAKAKDSDEIKTPVTAIRSPPFTFLTTPTPSTDSFESLDSIISESNDVEMSDTSSCLTIPEESRHTIAEMDLDIKTPIAQQDDGESSDMLLLPDNNAGGPGLKRDSPVPPDMLRTE, from the coding sequence ATGGCCTCTTCTCAAGCTCCTCCCAAAAAGCCACGGCTCTCCCTTCAGATCAAGACATCATGTAGCCCGGCcacaagatcatcaaggagtTATGCCGTTGACCCGAAAGACCCAACTGCCTTTAATACGTTATCCAATGTCTATGTCACCACCATTGAAAGGGCTACTCCAGCCCTGCCTGAGCCTATCACTGCCATCAACACCCTCCAAGCATTCAGTCTTGAAACTCCCGTGGAACGCCAGGACCCAAAATACAGAGTTGTCACTCCTTATGTCGCTTCTTATCCTGAGACTCCCTCATCTGATACAGCGCCCTCGCCACACCCGGGGCTAGAAATCAACTACCCCAGCACTATGACAGCTACACCTCCCCTTTCTGCTGGGCCAGTCGATCCTCACAACAGCAAAGCCTTTAGCTTCTCACCTGCTGATATATCTGCGGCTCCAGTCCACAAATCTCACTTACATGTCGAGAAGCGTACGCTTTCTCGCCCAACATCTCTGGCGGAACTGACTATACAAGCGCCTTACACACATCCGCGCTCACTTCACAGCATCTTGCGCAACTCGCCTCTTCCACCACCTACTGCCATTCCTCCACCTTCACCCCGGCGGCAGTCACGACGTCTTCAGGACAAGGCAAATCGACGAGTGTGCTACAACAACCCTCTGACTCAGGAGATTGTGACAAACAAGTACACAAAGTCTCACATTGACTTACTTGTGGAAGAGGCCTCACCTCACTCTCCGCCTTGTGTCCCTCCACAGCCTCAAAATGCCATTGATTTGGCTCTCGCATTCATGCCTAACGAGATTCAGGATGGTGGGCAAACTCCTGGACCTTTTGAGGATATGCGTCGTAGGATGACGGGCCTGGGTGTTCCAAGTACACCTAGTTCGCCCATGTCTCCCACAGGGCCGAGGGGCATTTCGaagcgaaagaagaaggagaagaagcgtcGTTGGGTATGGACAATCGGacaagaagacgatgatgatgagtatGTGGGAGGGTCTATCGCTGCTTTGAGGGCCGGGGCGGCCAAAGCTAAGGATTCTGATGAAATTAAGACGCCTGTGACCGCCATCAGGTCTCCTCCCTTCACTTTTCTCACAACCCCGACACCGAGCACGGATAGTTTTGAAAGCTTGGATAGCATCATATCTGAGAGCAACGATGTCGAAATGTCCGACACGAGTAGCTGCCTCACAATACCAGAAGAATCCCGCCACACGATTGCAGAGATGGATCTGGACATCAAGACGCCGATAGCCCAGCAGGACGATGGGGAAAGCTCAGATATGCTCCTCCTGCCAGATAATAATGCTGGTGGGCCTGGCCTGAAGAGGGACTCTCCAGTGCCACCAGACATGTTGCGTACAGAATAA